The following proteins come from a genomic window of Flavobacterium crocinum:
- a CDS encoding VOC family protein, with product MKTKMIWANLAVKDIQKTIQFYSGLGFRQNGQETDELVSFSFAENNFIINFFIAKRLENALKGKLTNTLNENEIIFSLSAESREEVEQWVEIVQKAGGKIISEPENYEKGYTFTFADPDGHKFNFLYWPGM from the coding sequence ATGAAAACGAAAATGATATGGGCAAATTTGGCCGTAAAGGACATACAAAAAACAATTCAGTTTTATTCCGGTTTAGGATTCAGACAAAACGGGCAAGAAACAGATGAACTGGTAAGTTTTTCTTTTGCTGAGAATAACTTTATAATCAATTTCTTTATTGCCAAAAGACTTGAAAATGCCTTAAAAGGAAAATTGACCAATACTTTAAATGAAAATGAAATTATATTTTCTTTATCTGCCGAAAGTAGGGAAGAAGTTGAACAATGGGTTGAAATAGTTCAAAAAGCAGGCGGAAAAATAATCTCTGAACCTGAAAACTATGAAAAAGGCTATACTTTTACATTTGCGGATCCAGATGGACATAAATTCAATTTTTTGTATTGGCCGGGAATGTGA
- a CDS encoding Crp/Fnr family transcriptional regulator: MKELVAYILQFGSLNQQQIDLILSKAQEREIKKESYFSEAGKVSVEVGFIVEGIMRVCYYNNKGEEITKYFIDENNLVVDLESFENSICSSAYVEAVTDCKMIVFSKKDWEELLNTIIGWDKIVHKIINKALILKVSRRSPLVSEDATTRYLSFMEMFPNVINRVPLSYLASYLGITQSSLSRIRKNIR, from the coding sequence ATGAAAGAATTAGTAGCATACATACTGCAATTTGGCAGTTTAAATCAGCAACAAATTGATTTAATTTTAAGCAAAGCCCAGGAAAGAGAAATTAAAAAAGAAAGTTATTTTTCTGAGGCCGGAAAAGTTTCCGTTGAAGTTGGGTTTATCGTGGAAGGAATTATGAGGGTCTGTTATTACAACAACAAAGGCGAAGAAATCACCAAATATTTTATTGACGAAAACAATCTGGTTGTTGATTTAGAAAGTTTTGAAAACAGTATCTGTTCTTCGGCTTATGTTGAAGCCGTTACCGATTGCAAAATGATTGTTTTTTCTAAAAAAGACTGGGAAGAACTTCTCAATACAATTATTGGATGGGATAAAATCGTTCATAAAATCATCAATAAAGCTTTGATCCTGAAAGTATCCAGAAGAAGTCCATTGGTTTCTGAGGACGCTACAACACGCTATTTATCTTTTATGGAAATGTTTCCTAATGTGATCAATCGAGTTCCACTTTCTTATTTGGCTTCTTATCTTGGGATCACACAATCTTCTTTAAGCCGCATTCGAAAAAATATCCGTTAA
- a CDS encoding SDR family NAD(P)-dependent oxidoreductase: protein MDSVLITGANRSIGLEIAKQLSEKGLFVYLGSRNLQKGEEVVSELTQNGFKNIKAIQIDVTNQESVLEAKNIVEKEQGKLDILINNAGILGNMPQDSSTTSVENIQNVFDTNFFGVIRVTQTFLELLKKSKNPRISNITSGLGSLALHSDPTWEYYPFKAVSYVSSKTALNAFTVTLAYELKELGFKVNAIDPGYTATDFNHFNGPGSVESASGFIIKHTLTDENGPTGKFFSNDIKDESEESPW, encoded by the coding sequence ATGGATTCAGTATTAATTACAGGAGCAAATAGAAGTATAGGTTTAGAAATAGCAAAACAGCTTTCAGAAAAGGGATTATTCGTTTATTTGGGAAGCCGTAACCTTCAAAAAGGGGAGGAAGTTGTAAGTGAACTAACTCAAAATGGATTTAAAAACATAAAAGCCATTCAAATTGATGTCACAAATCAGGAAAGTGTTTTAGAAGCCAAAAATATTGTAGAAAAAGAGCAGGGAAAACTGGATATTCTAATTAATAATGCCGGAATTTTAGGAAATATGCCGCAAGATTCTTCGACAACATCGGTTGAAAATATTCAGAATGTGTTTGACACTAACTTTTTTGGCGTAATAAGAGTTACTCAGACATTTCTTGAACTGCTTAAAAAATCTAAAAATCCAAGAATAAGCAATATTACATCCGGCTTGGGTTCATTAGCATTACACAGTGATCCAACCTGGGAATATTATCCGTTTAAAGCCGTTTCTTATGTTTCATCCAAAACGGCCTTAAATGCCTTTACTGTGACTTTAGCTTATGAATTAAAAGAATTAGGTTTTAAAGTAAACGCTATTGATCCAGGTTATACAGCAACAGATTTTAATCATTTCAATGGACCGGGAAGTGTAGAAAGCGCTTCAGGTTTTATCATTAAACATACCCTAACGGATGAAAATGGTCCAACTGGAAAATTCTTCAGTAATGATATTAAAGATGAAAGCGAAGAAAGTCCGTGGTAA
- the map gene encoding type I methionyl aminopeptidase, translated as MSITTEAELAGMKKASEAVAFTLKEMRKFARAGMSTKELDDYGGQILKSFGAKSAPYETYGFPGWTCISVGNEFCHGIPSDKRILQEGDLINIDVSAELDGFWSDNGGSFVIGEDINEHQKLIEASKQILHKAIHNIKGGVRISDIGFIIENEAKKKGYKVIKNLTGHGVGRSLHEAPHEIANYRDRFNVTRFKKNSVVAIETFISTTSTYAETLNDGWTMIGNKGGFMAQHEHTIVVTEGKPIILTEMNEIWN; from the coding sequence ATGTCTATTACAACAGAAGCAGAATTAGCCGGAATGAAAAAAGCTAGCGAGGCAGTTGCATTCACTTTAAAAGAAATGAGAAAGTTTGCCAGGGCCGGTATGTCAACCAAAGAATTAGACGACTATGGCGGACAAATATTAAAAAGTTTCGGGGCTAAATCTGCACCTTATGAAACGTATGGTTTTCCGGGATGGACTTGTATTAGCGTTGGGAACGAATTCTGTCACGGAATTCCATCAGATAAAAGAATTTTACAAGAAGGAGACTTAATCAATATTGACGTTTCTGCTGAATTAGACGGTTTTTGGTCAGATAATGGCGGATCATTTGTGATTGGAGAAGATATAAACGAACATCAAAAATTGATTGAAGCGTCTAAACAAATTCTTCATAAAGCAATTCATAATATAAAAGGTGGTGTCCGTATTTCTGATATTGGTTTTATAATTGAAAACGAAGCAAAGAAAAAAGGCTATAAAGTCATTAAAAACCTAACCGGACATGGAGTAGGGAGAAGTCTTCATGAAGCGCCACACGAAATAGCCAATTACAGAGATCGTTTTAATGTGACAAGATTTAAAAAGAATTCAGTTGTAGCCATTGAAACTTTTATTTCGACAACTTCTACTTATGCCGAAACATTGAACGATGGCTGGACAATGATTGGAAATAAAGGTGGTTTTATGGCTCAGCACGAACATACTATTGTCGTGACGGAAGGCAAACCGATTATTTTAACTGAAATGAATGAAATTTGGAATTAG
- a CDS encoding GNAT family N-acetyltransferase, with the protein MKEILQTNRLILRELTIEDSGFFYELNLNPNVIRYTGDRKFDSIKDARFFLENYNDYKLNGYGRWAVIDKTTKDFLGWCGLKYTKERDETDIGFRFFEQYWNKGYATESAKACLQYGFEKLKLEFVVGKVRTENMASIKVLEKLGLTYKKEFDFDGQKGLIYQIEKANTKKLHYL; encoded by the coding sequence ATGAAGGAAATTCTACAAACAAATCGTCTTATATTGAGAGAATTGACTATTGAAGATTCCGGATTTTTTTATGAATTAAATTTGAATCCGAATGTGATTAGATATACCGGAGACAGAAAATTTGACAGTATTAAGGATGCTAGGTTTTTTCTGGAAAATTATAATGATTATAAGCTAAATGGTTATGGACGTTGGGCTGTTATTGATAAAACAACAAAAGATTTTCTTGGCTGGTGCGGATTAAAATATACCAAAGAAAGAGATGAAACAGATATAGGTTTTAGATTCTTTGAGCAATACTGGAACAAAGGCTACGCTACTGAAAGTGCAAAAGCATGTCTGCAATATGGATTTGAAAAATTAAAACTAGAGTTTGTAGTAGGAAAAGTCAGAACCGAAAATATGGCTTCTATAAAAGTTTTAGAAAAACTTGGTCTTACCTATAAAAAAGAATTCGATTTTGACGGACAAAAGGGTTTGATATATCAAATTGAAAAGGCAAATACAAAAAAACTCCATTATTTGTAA
- a CDS encoding serine O-acetyltransferase, with protein sequence MFNTLVKINCHSKSGLLREIAGNLLEKLYCCEINCAEMDRSVLFAHHGRGCTIVASKICENVVIFQNVSIGANLKYNKITHEWENVGNPIIARNVIIADGAKILGPIVIGENSVIGAGSIITKSIPANSVAYGVNQFKPKDENYDFIFNKNMIAPQKIIEANKKLVTNFNKQFDK encoded by the coding sequence ATGTTTAATACATTAGTTAAAATAAATTGTCATTCAAAAAGCGGTCTTTTACGAGAAATTGCCGGTAATTTATTAGAAAAGCTTTATTGCTGTGAAATAAATTGTGCCGAAATGGACAGAAGTGTTTTGTTTGCGCATCATGGACGAGGTTGTACAATTGTGGCTTCTAAAATCTGTGAAAATGTAGTGATCTTTCAAAATGTTTCTATTGGTGCTAATTTGAAGTACAATAAAATTACTCATGAATGGGAAAATGTCGGAAATCCAATTATTGCCAGGAATGTTATTATTGCTGATGGTGCCAAAATTTTAGGACCAATAGTAATTGGAGAGAATTCGGTGATTGGTGCCGGATCCATTATAACCAAAAGCATTCCGGCAAATAGTGTGGCTTATGGAGTGAATCAATTTAAACCGAAGGATGAGAATTATGATTTTATATTTAATAAGAACATGATTGCTCCTCAGAAAATAATTGAAGCAAATAAAAAATTAGTAACAAACTTTAATAAACAATTCGATAAGTAA
- a CDS encoding VOC family protein, producing MEKLLNKDKSNEPKVTGLGGIFFFMDNPKESKDWYAKNLGLEINDWGSASFESRNMDNPEEIESTQWCPFKKGDEYFSPSKKEFMVNYRVQNIEGLLEKLKANGVTILDDIETYDYGKFVHIMDTEGNKIELWEPI from the coding sequence ATGGAAAAATTACTAAATAAAGATAAGTCTAATGAACCAAAAGTGACTGGACTTGGCGGAATTTTCTTTTTTATGGATAATCCGAAAGAATCTAAAGACTGGTATGCTAAAAATTTAGGACTGGAAATCAACGATTGGGGCTCTGCAAGTTTTGAATCCAGAAATATGGATAATCCGGAAGAAATTGAATCAACACAATGGTGTCCTTTTAAAAAAGGCGATGAATACTTTTCGCCTTCGAAAAAGGAATTTATGGTGAATTATCGAGTTCAGAATATTGAAGGTCTTTTGGAAAAACTGAAAGCAAACGGAGTGACTATTCTCGATGATATAGAAACTTATGATTATGGAAAGTTTGTTCATATTATGGACACTGAAGGCAATAAAATTGAACTTTGGGAACCAATTTAA
- a CDS encoding XAC2610-related protein, giving the protein MRNILLLIIFVLVANCTNKSIENNKTSTKVITDSKEVKNPIKPKANEIKENYTETEIFTDSTKIAEKGKYKIEITQTTIDTSTTVSFKLFLKQNSKWKNIQNYSLRKESDVPLITEIEDFNNDGFNDFTIHYSTAARGANDIRKLFIFSNKEHKFIEIKNSDLYPNLQYNKKLNCIDALSVYAGSSTTFLKLKKDHLIEFARVDIMDGKIEIYLIDKNKETKLRSETYSGSNDEMIRFVNYNPLEEYN; this is encoded by the coding sequence ATGAGAAATATTCTATTGTTGATAATTTTTGTTTTAGTAGCTAATTGTACTAATAAATCAATTGAGAATAATAAAACTTCTACGAAAGTAATTACTGATTCAAAAGAGGTAAAAAATCCGATAAAGCCTAAAGCAAATGAAATAAAAGAGAATTATACAGAAACAGAAATTTTTACAGACAGCACTAAAATTGCTGAAAAGGGAAAGTACAAAATTGAAATTACACAGACTACAATTGATACCAGTACAACTGTTTCTTTCAAACTCTTTCTAAAGCAAAACAGCAAATGGAAAAATATTCAAAACTATTCTTTAAGAAAAGAAAGCGATGTTCCGTTGATTACAGAAATTGAAGACTTCAATAACGACGGATTCAATGATTTTACAATTCATTATTCAACAGCTGCAAGAGGTGCCAATGATATCAGAAAATTGTTTATTTTTTCAAATAAAGAACATAAATTTATAGAAATAAAAAATTCGGATTTGTATCCTAATCTTCAATATAATAAAAAGCTGAATTGTATTGATGCTTTAAGTGTGTACGCAGGTTCAAGTACAACATTTTTAAAACTCAAAAAAGATCATTTAATTGAATTTGCACGTGTAGATATTATGGATGGAAAAATTGAAATTTATTTGATTGATAAAAATAAAGAAACAAAGCTTCGGTCTGAAACTTATTCGGGCTCAAATGATGAAATGATTAGATTCGTCAATTATAATCCTCTTGAAGAATATAATTAA
- a CDS encoding DUF2200 domain-containing protein — MKNDRVFKIIFASVYPMYIQKAEKKGRTKEEVDTVILWLTGYNEAQFKEQIEKKADLQTFFDEAPKLNPNASKITGVICGYRVEEIEDPLMQKIRYMDKLIDELAKGKKMEKILRE; from the coding sequence ATGAAAAACGACAGAGTATTCAAAATAATATTCGCCAGTGTTTATCCAATGTATATTCAGAAAGCTGAAAAGAAGGGGAGAACCAAAGAAGAAGTAGATACTGTAATTTTATGGTTAACAGGTTATAATGAAGCACAATTTAAAGAACAAATTGAAAAGAAAGCAGATCTGCAGACTTTCTTTGATGAAGCTCCAAAATTAAATCCAAATGCCTCAAAAATTACAGGAGTTATCTGCGGTTATCGTGTGGAGGAAATTGAAGACCCGCTAATGCAGAAGATTCGCTATATGGATAAATTAATAGATGAATTAGCGAAAGGAAAGAAAATGGAAAAGATTCTAAGGGAATAG
- a CDS encoding DUF4256 domain-containing protein, with translation MKKELTANEQEEILTTLEKRFEKNINRHKDLDWKTIEAKLKANPEKLWSLDEMERTEGEPDVIGCDEKTKEYLFADCSPESPKGRRSVCYDHEALEKRKEHKPVNSAINMAEEMGIEILNEEQYKQLQKLGKFDTKTSSWILTPPEIRKLGGAIFSDFRYNTVFVYHNGAESYYAARGFRGLLRV, from the coding sequence ATGAAAAAAGAATTAACTGCCAACGAACAGGAAGAAATTTTGACTACGCTCGAAAAACGTTTTGAGAAAAATATAAACAGACATAAAGATTTAGATTGGAAAACTATAGAAGCCAAATTAAAAGCCAATCCTGAAAAATTATGGTCTTTAGATGAAATGGAAAGAACTGAGGGAGAACCTGATGTTATTGGTTGTGACGAAAAAACAAAAGAATATCTTTTTGCAGATTGTTCTCCAGAAAGTCCAAAAGGCCGCAGAAGTGTTTGTTATGATCATGAAGCATTAGAGAAAAGAAAAGAACACAAACCCGTAAACAGTGCTATAAATATGGCTGAAGAAATGGGAATTGAAATTCTAAACGAAGAGCAATATAAACAACTTCAAAAATTAGGAAAATTTGACACGAAAACATCAAGCTGGATTTTAACTCCTCCTGAAATAAGAAAACTGGGAGGTGCTATTTTTTCTGATTTTAGATATAATACCGTTTTTGTTTATCATAATGGCGCCGAATCTTATTACGCTGCGAGAGGATTTCGTGGTTTACTGAGGGTTTAA
- a CDS encoding DoxX family protein, whose translation MSKRNKIIYWIATLWLALGMVSTGIVQLMQIKEETEMMNHLGYPLYFLTLLGVWKLLGVIAILIPRFGLLKEWAYAGFFFVMSGAVVSHLAVGDSAKELFGPVLLIALTIISWYYRPANRKCFTN comes from the coding sequence ATGAGTAAACGAAACAAAATTATTTATTGGATTGCCACGCTTTGGCTGGCTTTAGGAATGGTATCAACAGGAATTGTACAGTTAATGCAGATAAAAGAAGAAACAGAAATGATGAACCATTTAGGTTATCCGCTGTACTTTTTAACTCTTTTGGGCGTATGGAAACTTTTAGGTGTGATTGCAATATTAATTCCGAGATTTGGTTTACTAAAAGAATGGGCTTATGCCGGTTTTTTCTTTGTGATGTCAGGGGCTGTAGTTTCTCACTTGGCAGTTGGTGATAGTGCAAAGGAACTTTTTGGGCCGGTATTACTAATTGCTTTAACGATTATTTCGTGGTATTACAGACCTGCAAATAGAAAATGTTTTACAAACTAA
- a CDS encoding SRPBCC domain-containing protein, producing the protein MEKKTKINAEDNRHDLTITREFDLPVELLFKAYEEPEIVAQWMGTKVIKLESKKYGAWEFETSDPNGNVVFKANGVIHDFVPNERIVRTFEMDNINFAPQLEFLEFEKLTNETSKLTMQIIYKSIEHRTNQLKLPFAQGLNMAHNRLEEIVTKLK; encoded by the coding sequence ATGGAAAAGAAAACAAAAATTAATGCCGAAGATAACAGGCATGATCTCACTATTACCAGAGAATTTGATCTTCCTGTTGAATTGCTTTTCAAAGCTTATGAAGAACCTGAAATTGTGGCACAATGGATGGGAACTAAAGTGATTAAATTAGAAAGTAAAAAATATGGTGCCTGGGAGTTTGAAACGAGTGATCCCAACGGAAATGTTGTTTTTAAGGCAAATGGTGTTATTCATGATTTTGTTCCAAATGAGAGAATCGTACGCACTTTTGAAATGGATAACATCAATTTTGCACCACAATTGGAGTTTTTAGAATTCGAGAAACTAACTAATGAAACCAGTAAGCTTACCATGCAGATTATTTACAAATCGATTGAGCACAGAACCAATCAATTGAAACTGCCATTTGCACAAGGTTTAAATATGGCTCATAACCGTCTAGAAGAAATTGTAACTAAATTAAAATAA
- a CDS encoding ArsR/SmtB family transcription factor — translation MEIRRDVFQAIADPTRRAILSLVAVQAMTPGAIAENFNSSRQTISKHIQILNECELLHQTQNGREIYYHLNPQKMKEIDNFIEPFRQMWDDRFNKLESIMKNYKK, via the coding sequence ATGGAAATTAGAAGAGATGTATTTCAGGCAATAGCCGACCCGACCCGAAGAGCTATATTGAGTCTGGTTGCCGTACAAGCAATGACACCTGGTGCAATTGCTGAGAACTTTAATTCGTCAAGACAGACGATTTCAAAACATATTCAGATTTTAAATGAATGTGAATTATTACACCAGACACAAAATGGAAGAGAAATCTATTATCATTTAAATCCTCAAAAAATGAAAGAAATTGACAACTTCATTGAACCGTTCAGACAAATGTGGGATGATCGTTTCAACAAACTGGAATCTATTATGAAAAACTATAAAAAATAA
- a CDS encoding linear amide C-N hydrolase, translated as MKSRKKFFSLLLAFTLISETVFPCTRVVYEGLNGTIITARSMDWRSEIPANLWIFPRGIERAGEVGTSSVKWKSKYGSVITSSWDIASSDGMNEKGLVGNLLWLVESQYPKFEKNGKVKGLAVSLWLQYVLDNFSTVSEVVAALEKEEFVVASSHIPGTNIFATVHLSVSDASGDNAIFEYINEKLVIHHDRKYVTMTNSPIFNDQLAINTYWKSIPGTVMLPGTNRAADRFVRASYYIDAIPKTDNTRSALASVFGVIRNCSVPLGIASPTEPNISSTRWRTVADQKNLVYYFDNVLNPNVIWVEFSKIDFSEKGKIKKLSLANNENYSGESLINFKEAKPFQFAGLD; from the coding sequence ATGAAATCACGAAAAAAATTTTTCTCGCTTTTACTTGCTTTTACTTTAATTAGTGAAACTGTTTTCCCTTGTACAAGAGTTGTTTATGAAGGTTTAAACGGTACCATAATTACAGCCAGATCAATGGACTGGCGCAGTGAAATCCCTGCCAATCTCTGGATTTTTCCGCGTGGTATTGAACGAGCAGGTGAAGTTGGAACAAGCTCGGTTAAATGGAAATCAAAATACGGAAGTGTTATTACTAGTTCGTGGGATATTGCTTCTTCTGACGGAATGAACGAAAAAGGACTTGTAGGCAATCTTTTATGGCTGGTAGAATCTCAATATCCAAAATTTGAAAAGAATGGAAAAGTAAAAGGTTTAGCGGTTTCATTATGGCTCCAATATGTCTTAGATAATTTTTCGACTGTCTCTGAGGTTGTTGCTGCTTTAGAAAAAGAAGAGTTTGTTGTAGCTTCCTCTCATATTCCGGGTACAAACATCTTTGCGACCGTACATTTATCAGTTTCTGACGCTTCGGGTGACAATGCTATTTTTGAATATATAAACGAAAAACTGGTGATTCATCACGATAGAAAATATGTGACAATGACCAATTCCCCTATTTTTAATGATCAGTTAGCCATCAATACGTATTGGAAAAGTATTCCGGGAACCGTAATGCTTCCAGGTACAAACAGAGCGGCAGATCGTTTTGTAAGAGCTTCCTATTATATAGATGCGATTCCAAAAACAGATAATACAAGAAGTGCTTTGGCAAGTGTATTTGGGGTAATCAGAAATTGTTCTGTGCCACTTGGAATTGCTTCTCCAACAGAACCTAACATTTCTTCTACCCGTTGGAGAACCGTTGCAGATCAAAAAAATCTGGTTTATTATTTTGATAATGTATTGAATCCAAATGTAATTTGGGTGGAATTCAGTAAAATTGATTTTAGTGAAAAGGGAAAAATTAAAAAACTAAGTTTAGCTAATAATGAGAATTATTCAGGTGAATCATTGATTAATTTTAAAGAAGCAAAGCCGTTTCAATTTGCGGGACTGGATTGA
- a CDS encoding ABC-F family ATP-binding cassette domain-containing protein, with amino-acid sequence MLILQNISYQHENKNMLFQNISFTVNKNDKTALVGNNGVGKSTLLKIISRQLQPVSGQIIQNSDPYFVPQLFGQFNDFTISEALKIKDKIKSLKEILEGIVTEENLQLLNDDWTIEERCTEALSYWQLQDFDLEQKMGTLSGGQKTKVFLAGIMIHQPDLVLLDEPSNHLDFAGRKLLYEFIKSTSSSLLIVSHDRTLLNLLNKTMEMTKNGISVYGGNYDFYSEQKKIENNALEQDVQSKEKALRKAKEKERETIERQNKLDSRGKKKQEKSGVARIMMNTLRNKAENSSSKLKDVHAEKISGISDDLRQLRSSLPAIDQMKFGFSNTTFHKGKMIFRAEELNFSYENQSLWKENLNFEILSGDRLSIKGLNGSGKTTLIKIILGELKCQNGIITSLAKKAIYIDQDYSLLHNNLNIYEQAQRFNDCGLEEHDIKMRLNRFLFSQNDWDKPCFALSGGERMRLLLCCLTISNEAPEIIILDEPTNNLDIQNIEILTAALNEYQGTLIVISHDASFLEEIGIKQNIIL; translated from the coding sequence ATGCTTATTCTTCAAAATATCTCATATCAGCATGAGAATAAAAACATGCTGTTTCAAAACATCAGTTTTACTGTAAATAAAAACGATAAAACCGCTTTAGTTGGAAATAACGGCGTAGGAAAATCTACATTACTGAAAATTATTTCCCGACAATTACAGCCTGTTTCAGGTCAGATTATTCAAAACTCAGATCCTTATTTTGTCCCACAATTATTTGGTCAGTTTAATGATTTTACCATTTCTGAAGCCTTAAAAATAAAGGACAAAATAAAATCACTTAAAGAAATACTTGAAGGAATTGTAACCGAAGAGAATCTTCAGCTATTAAACGATGACTGGACTATCGAAGAGCGTTGTACAGAAGCATTATCATACTGGCAGCTGCAGGATTTTGATCTGGAACAAAAAATGGGAACACTAAGCGGCGGTCAGAAAACAAAAGTATTTTTAGCCGGCATTATGATTCATCAACCCGATTTGGTTTTATTGGACGAACCCAGTAATCATTTGGATTTTGCAGGAAGAAAATTGCTGTACGAATTTATAAAATCTACTTCAAGCTCTTTATTAATTGTTAGCCATGACAGGACGCTTTTAAATCTTCTGAATAAAACCATGGAGATGACTAAAAATGGTATTTCTGTATACGGTGGTAATTACGATTTTTACAGCGAACAGAAAAAAATAGAAAATAATGCCTTAGAACAAGATGTTCAAAGCAAAGAAAAAGCGCTTAGAAAAGCCAAAGAAAAAGAGCGGGAAACAATTGAACGTCAGAATAAATTAGATTCCAGAGGAAAAAAGAAACAGGAAAAGTCCGGAGTTGCTCGAATTATGATGAATACGCTGAGAAATAAAGCAGAAAACAGCAGTTCTAAACTTAAAGATGTTCATGCAGAAAAAATCAGTGGCATTTCAGATGATTTAAGACAGCTTCGCTCATCATTACCGGCAATAGATCAAATGAAGTTTGGTTTTTCTAATACCACATTCCATAAAGGAAAAATGATTTTTAGAGCAGAAGAATTAAATTTTAGCTATGAAAATCAATCGCTTTGGAAAGAAAATCTCAATTTTGAAATTCTTTCCGGTGACCGTTTAAGTATTAAAGGTTTAAATGGTTCAGGAAAAACAACTTTAATTAAAATTATTCTTGGAGAATTAAAGTGCCAAAACGGTATTATTACCTCCCTGGCGAAAAAAGCAATTTATATTGATCAGGATTATTCTCTTCTGCATAATAATCTAAATATCTACGAGCAGGCACAACGTTTTAATGATTGTGGTTTGGAAGAACATGACATTAAAATGAGACTGAATCGCTTTTTATTCTCCCAAAACGATTGGGATAAACCCTGCTTCGCTTTAAGCGGAGGTGAAAGAATGCGTTTGCTGTTATGTTGTTTAACTATTAGTAACGAAGCTCCTGAAATAATAATTCTGGATGAACCAACAAACAATCTAGATATTCAGAATATAGAAATTCTTACTGCTGCACTCAATGAGTATCAAGGAACATTAATTGTTATATCTCACGATGCATCTTTCTTGGAAGAAATTGGAATAAAACAAAATATTATACTTTAA
- a CDS encoding transglutaminase, which yields MMKFPKIDFPRLKSKLQVKSPWDRIIISILSFLITIPIFIILHQNLIDLEWAFNLDRVFIFIFVFAAIFFLLMYLRTIIILCIAVYLLVLFYGSVIGNYGFSEISEDYNSMIYTMSDNPYPQDIIVAKLLPFPNKTKIINAIEYQNPRVRNFAIMAANKHFKRIRGYSDYRTIIQCFAVFKEINSRWNYVNDPKDGDYIATASESLDYFSGDCDDHSILMAAAIRSIGGTPRLIHTKGHIYPEILIGSMIDLEKVNYLIKNVLFVKESYGKKLHYHIDERGQVWMNLDYTATYPGGPFMYEEILGALTLN from the coding sequence ATGATGAAATTCCCTAAAATCGACTTTCCGAGATTAAAATCCAAACTACAGGTGAAATCACCGTGGGACAGGATTATTATTTCGATTTTAAGTTTTTTGATTACAATTCCGATTTTCATCATACTGCATCAAAACCTTATAGATCTGGAATGGGCATTCAATCTGGATCGTGTGTTTATTTTTATATTTGTTTTCGCAGCTATCTTTTTCCTTCTGATGTATCTCAGAACGATTATCATTTTATGCATTGCTGTTTATTTATTGGTTTTGTTTTATGGAAGTGTTATTGGAAATTATGGTTTCAGTGAAATTTCAGAAGACTATAATTCAATGATCTATACAATGTCTGACAATCCATATCCACAAGATATTATTGTCGCGAAACTACTTCCCTTTCCGAATAAAACGAAAATTATCAATGCAATAGAATATCAGAATCCCAGAGTGCGAAATTTTGCTATTATGGCAGCTAACAAGCATTTTAAAAGAATTAGAGGTTATTCAGATTACAGAACCATTATTCAGTGTTTTGCTGTTTTTAAAGAAATAAACAGCCGGTGGAATTACGTTAACGACCCAAAAGATGGTGATTACATCGCAACCGCCAGCGAATCTCTTGATTATTTCTCCGGCGATTGCGATGATCACTCTATTTTAATGGCTGCAGCAATCCGATCTATCGGTGGAACACCAAGGCTTATTCATACCAAAGGTCATATTTATCCCGAGATTTTAATCGGTTCTATGATCGACCTGGAAAAAGTCAATTATTTAATTAAAAATGTTCTTTTTGTAAAAGAAAGTTATGGCAAAAAGCTGCATTATCATATTGATGAACGCGGTCAGGTCTGGATGAATCTGGATTACACTGCGACTTATCCTGGCGGACCTTTTATGTACGAGGAAATATTAGGAGCCTTAACACTCAATTAA